Proteins encoded by one window of Xanthomonas sp. DAR 80977:
- the ppx gene encoding exopolyphosphatase — translation MPPISPYTPLRDGDLLAAIDLGSNSFHMVVARYQLGQLRVVDRLRETVRMADGLDSKGGLSADARQRALECLARFGQRIRDVPSLRVRALATNTVRQLRSPQAFLIPGETALGHPIEVVSGREEARLIYLGVAHAQPPKPDQRRLVIDIGGGSTEFIIGRGFQTLERESLQAGCIASTRRFFPGGKLSKKKWKDALTEIGAEFQQFAGLYRALGWHEALGSSGTHKAIGEICAAMKLTKGAITAEALPQLRERLLLAKRIEDIDLPGLSADRRPIIAGGVLVLEAAFQALGLQRLMVSKAAMREGILYDMLGRGGENDPRETAIAALTQRYGIDEAQAARVEGTAMALFEQVATDWALDADDGRMLGWAARLHELGQVIAHSQYHVHGAYVLEHSDIAGFSRQEQQVLATLVRTHRRNVPKTAFDALPDRLLLGAKRKAALLRLAVLLHRAHESEPIPSLELKANGNDLHLILSQPWIESRPLQRADLIGEVEGMAGLGINFRPFVA, via the coding sequence ATGCCTCCCATCTCCCCGTACACGCCGTTGCGCGATGGCGACCTGCTGGCCGCCATCGACCTGGGTTCCAACAGTTTCCACATGGTCGTGGCGCGGTACCAGCTGGGACAGCTGCGCGTGGTGGACCGCCTGCGCGAGACCGTGCGCATGGCCGACGGCCTGGACAGCAAGGGCGGGCTGTCGGCGGACGCGCGGCAACGCGCGCTGGAATGCCTGGCGCGCTTCGGCCAGCGCATCCGCGACGTGCCGTCGCTGCGCGTGCGCGCGCTGGCCACCAACACCGTGCGCCAGCTGCGCTCGCCGCAGGCGTTCCTGATTCCCGGCGAGACCGCGCTCGGCCATCCGATCGAAGTGGTCAGCGGACGCGAGGAAGCGCGCCTGATCTACCTGGGCGTGGCGCATGCGCAGCCGCCCAAGCCGGACCAGCGCCGGCTGGTGATCGACATCGGCGGCGGCTCCACCGAATTCATCATCGGCCGCGGCTTCCAGACCCTGGAACGCGAGAGCCTGCAGGCCGGTTGCATCGCCAGCACGCGGCGCTTCTTCCCCGGCGGCAAGCTGTCGAAGAAGAAATGGAAGGACGCGCTGACCGAGATCGGCGCCGAGTTCCAGCAGTTCGCCGGGCTGTACCGCGCATTGGGTTGGCACGAAGCCCTGGGCTCGTCGGGCACGCACAAGGCGATCGGCGAGATCTGCGCGGCGATGAAGCTGACCAAGGGCGCGATCACCGCCGAAGCGCTGCCGCAACTGCGCGAGCGCCTGCTGCTGGCCAAGCGCATCGAGGACATCGACCTGCCCGGCCTGTCCGCCGACCGCCGCCCGATCATCGCCGGCGGCGTGCTGGTGCTGGAAGCCGCGTTCCAGGCCCTGGGCCTGCAGCGCCTGATGGTGAGCAAGGCGGCCATGCGCGAAGGCATCCTCTACGACATGCTCGGCCGCGGCGGCGAAAACGATCCGCGCGAGACCGCGATCGCCGCGCTCACCCAGCGCTACGGCATCGACGAGGCGCAGGCCGCGCGCGTGGAAGGCACCGCGATGGCGCTGTTCGAGCAGGTCGCCACCGATTGGGCGCTGGATGCCGACGACGGCCGCATGCTCGGCTGGGCCGCGCGCCTGCACGAGCTCGGCCAGGTCATCGCGCACAGCCAGTACCACGTGCACGGCGCCTACGTGCTCGAGCACTCCGACATCGCCGGCTTCTCGCGGCAGGAACAGCAGGTGCTGGCCACGCTGGTGCGCACCCATCGCCGCAACGTGCCCAAGACCGCGTTCGACGCCCTGCCCGACCGCCTGCTGCTCGGCGCCAAGCGCAAGGCCGCGCTGCTGCGGCTGGCGGTGCTGCTGCACCGCGCGCACGAATCCGAGCCGATCCCGTCGCTGGAACTGAAGGCCAACGGCAACGACCTGCACCTGATCCTGTCGCAGCCGTGGATCGAATCGCGGCCGCTGCAGCGCGCCGACCTGATCGGCGAGGTCGAGGGCATGGCGGGGCTGGGGATCAATTTCCGGCCGTTTGTGGCCTGA
- the ppk1 gene encoding polyphosphate kinase 1 has protein sequence MPRAAALPPTPPPDVPSDPLRDPALYLNRELSQLDFNFRVLAQAQDPSVPLLERLRFLCISCTNLDEFFEIRAATVRHALEFGLPPAPDGLSSSAILNSIHDRAAQLVDHQYRCWNEVLRPALKDAGIGVLGRHSWNARQKRWLRAYFRNEIMPVLSPLGLDPAHPFPKILNKSLNIVVVLKGTDAFGRIGHLAIVRAPRSLPRIIQLPESLAEGGQSFVFLSSVLSTFVDELFPGMEVMGSYQFRVTRNSELVVDEEEVENLALALRDELVNRGYRPAVRLEIAEDCPKPIVRTLLQNFALPENAVYRINGPVNLSRVNQVYDLVQRPDLKYPPMNPRTLRDNDGIFEIAAAGDVLLHHPFDAFTAVLDLIKQAAVDPQVLAIKQTLYRTGKDSGIVDALVLAARNGKDVTVVVELRARFDEEANLGLADRLQEAGVQVVYGVVGYKTHAKMLLIVRREGRKLRRYVHLGTGNYHSGTARAYTDLSLITADADICNDVHLLFQQLSGLAPKIRLKRLLQSPFTLHPGVLHRIERETKLALAGRPGRIIAKMNALNEPQVIRALYAASQAGVKIDLIIRGACTLRPGVPGVSDNIRVRSIVGRFLEHSRVYWFGNDGAPELFCASADWLERNLLRRVETCFPILDPKLIQRIQREVLKNYLDDNLNAWELDASGNYRKLAPGQDQPPHSAQLALLDGL, from the coding sequence ATGCCCCGCGCCGCCGCCCTGCCGCCCACGCCGCCACCGGACGTTCCCAGCGACCCGCTGCGCGACCCGGCGTTGTACCTCAACCGCGAACTGTCGCAGCTGGATTTCAATTTCCGCGTGCTGGCGCAGGCGCAGGATCCGAGCGTGCCGCTGCTGGAGCGGCTGCGCTTCCTGTGCATCTCCTGCACCAACCTCGACGAGTTCTTCGAGATCCGCGCCGCCACCGTGCGCCATGCGCTGGAATTCGGCCTGCCGCCGGCGCCGGACGGGCTGAGCTCGAGCGCGATCCTCAACTCCATCCACGACCGCGCCGCGCAGCTGGTCGACCACCAGTACCGCTGCTGGAACGAAGTGCTGCGGCCGGCGCTGAAGGACGCCGGCATCGGCGTGCTCGGCCGCCACAGCTGGAACGCGCGGCAGAAGCGCTGGCTGCGCGCCTACTTCCGCAACGAGATCATGCCGGTGCTGTCGCCGCTGGGCCTGGACCCGGCGCACCCGTTCCCGAAGATCCTCAACAAATCGCTGAACATCGTGGTGGTGTTGAAGGGCACCGACGCGTTCGGCCGCATCGGGCACCTGGCGATCGTGCGCGCGCCGCGCTCGCTGCCGCGCATCATCCAGTTGCCGGAAAGCCTGGCCGAAGGCGGACAGAGCTTCGTGTTCCTGTCCTCGGTGCTGTCCACCTTCGTCGACGAACTGTTCCCGGGCATGGAGGTGATGGGGTCCTACCAGTTCCGCGTGACCCGCAATTCCGAGCTGGTGGTGGACGAGGAGGAAGTGGAGAACCTGGCGCTGGCGCTGCGCGACGAGCTGGTCAACCGCGGCTACCGGCCGGCGGTGCGGCTGGAGATCGCCGAGGACTGCCCGAAGCCGATCGTGCGCACGCTGCTGCAGAACTTCGCGTTGCCGGAGAACGCGGTCTACCGCATCAACGGCCCGGTCAACCTGAGCCGGGTCAACCAGGTCTACGACCTGGTGCAGCGCCCGGACCTGAAGTACCCGCCGATGAATCCGCGCACCCTGCGCGACAACGACGGCATCTTCGAGATCGCCGCCGCCGGCGACGTGCTGCTGCACCATCCGTTCGACGCGTTCACCGCGGTGCTGGACCTGATCAAGCAGGCCGCGGTGGACCCGCAGGTGCTGGCGATCAAGCAGACCCTGTACCGCACCGGCAAGGACTCGGGCATCGTCGATGCGCTGGTGCTGGCCGCGCGCAACGGCAAGGACGTGACCGTGGTGGTCGAGCTGCGCGCGCGCTTCGACGAGGAAGCCAACCTGGGCCTGGCCGATCGCCTGCAGGAAGCCGGCGTGCAGGTGGTGTACGGCGTGGTCGGCTACAAGACCCACGCCAAGATGCTGCTGATCGTGCGCCGCGAGGGCCGCAAGCTGCGCCGCTACGTGCACCTGGGCACCGGCAACTATCACAGCGGCACCGCGCGCGCCTACACCGACCTGAGCCTGATCACCGCCGACGCGGACATCTGCAACGACGTGCACCTGCTGTTCCAGCAGCTGTCCGGGCTGGCGCCGAAGATCCGCCTCAAGCGCCTGCTGCAATCGCCGTTCACCCTGCACCCGGGCGTGCTGCACCGGATCGAGCGCGAGACCAAGCTGGCCCTGGCCGGGCGCCCGGGCCGCATCATCGCCAAGATGAACGCGCTCAACGAGCCGCAGGTGATCCGCGCGCTGTACGCCGCCTCGCAGGCCGGGGTCAAGATCGACCTGATCATCCGCGGCGCGTGCACGCTGCGTCCCGGCGTGCCGGGCGTGTCGGACAACATCCGGGTGCGCTCGATCGTCGGCCGCTTCCTCGAGCACAGCCGCGTGTACTGGTTCGGCAACGACGGCGCGCCGGAGCTGTTCTGCGCCAGCGCCGACTGGCTGGAGCGCAACCTGCTGCGGCGGGTGGAGACCTGCTTCCCGATCCTGGATCCGAAACTGATCCAGCGCATCCAGCGCGAAGTGCTGAAGAACTACCTGGACGACAATCTCAACGCGTGGGAGCTGGACGCCAGCGGCAACTACCGCAAGCTGGCGCCGGGCCAGGACCAGCCGCCGCATTCGGCGCAGCTGGCGCTGCTCGACGGACTCTGA
- the lpxH gene encoding UDP-2,3-diacylglucosamine diphosphatase — protein sequence MTTLFISDLHLDPARPAITELFLDFLRGEARQAEALYILGDLFEAWIGDDTPSAAADAVALELHALGDAGVPVLFMHGNRDFLLGADYARRAGMRLLPDPCVIDLYGEPTLLLHGDLLCTDDTAYQAFRAQTRDPAFQQQFLAQPLAARIAYAQQARAASQARQAEMKQGDRAQFETVTDVAPDEVVASFARYGVARMIHGHTHRPAVHTLQANGRDCTRIVLGDWYEQGSVLRVDAQGCQLQRL from the coding sequence ATGACGACGCTGTTCATCTCCGACCTGCACCTGGATCCGGCCCGGCCGGCGATCACCGAGCTGTTCCTGGATTTCCTGCGCGGCGAAGCGCGCCAGGCCGAGGCGCTGTACATCCTCGGCGACCTGTTCGAGGCCTGGATCGGCGACGACACGCCGTCCGCGGCGGCCGATGCGGTCGCGCTCGAACTGCATGCGCTCGGCGATGCCGGCGTGCCGGTGCTGTTCATGCACGGCAACCGCGACTTCCTGCTCGGCGCCGACTACGCGCGCCGCGCCGGCATGCGCCTGCTGCCCGATCCGTGCGTGATCGACCTGTACGGCGAGCCGACGCTGCTGCTGCACGGCGACCTGCTGTGCACCGACGACACCGCCTACCAGGCGTTCCGCGCGCAGACCCGCGACCCGGCGTTCCAGCAGCAGTTCCTGGCGCAGCCGCTGGCCGCACGCATCGCCTATGCGCAACAGGCGCGCGCCGCCAGCCAGGCGCGCCAGGCGGAGATGAAGCAAGGCGATCGCGCGCAGTTCGAGACCGTCACCGACGTGGCGCCGGACGAGGTCGTGGCCAGCTTCGCGCGCTACGGCGTGGCGCGGATGATCCATGGCCATACCCATCGCCCCGCGGTGCACACGCTGCAGGCGAACGGCCGCGACTGCACCCGCATCGTGCTCGGCGACTGGTACGAGCAGGGGTCGGTGCTGCGCGTGGATGCGCAGGGCTGCCAGCTGCAGCGGCTGTAG
- a CDS encoding glycosyltransferase family 4 protein: protein MRYAIVTETYPPEVNGVALTVQGLEVGLRALGHQVDVVRPRQVGDHDGDAHLVRGAALPRYPGLKFGLPAPRRLTRLWQAAPPDAVYIATEGPLGWSALRTARRLGIPIATGLHTRFDEYLPQYGAAWLQSTALRWMRRFHNQADATLVPTRELLGFLAGQGFERARLLARAVDNRQFEPQRRDAQLRREWGLDDAGCAALYVGRIASEKNLPLAVRAFRRLQQVRPDARFVWVGDGPMRGRLAQENPDFIFCGVQRGDALARHFASGDLFLFPSRSETFGNVTLEAMASGVATVAFDYGAAREYLRDGVNGAAVADDEGFVAAAVRLAGDDALRRQLGQAACAAMQQLRPEQVVADFEALLGELASSRRTHATVNAA, encoded by the coding sequence ATGCGCTACGCGATCGTCACCGAAACGTACCCCCCTGAGGTCAACGGTGTCGCGCTGACCGTGCAGGGGCTGGAAGTTGGATTGCGCGCGCTCGGCCATCAAGTCGACGTGGTGCGGCCGCGCCAGGTCGGCGACCACGACGGCGATGCGCACCTGGTGCGCGGTGCGGCGCTGCCGCGCTACCCCGGCCTGAAGTTCGGCCTGCCCGCGCCGCGACGCCTGACCCGGCTGTGGCAGGCCGCGCCGCCGGACGCGGTCTACATCGCCACCGAAGGCCCGCTCGGCTGGTCGGCGCTGCGCACCGCGCGGCGCCTGGGCATCCCGATCGCCACCGGCCTGCACACCCGCTTCGACGAATACCTGCCGCAATACGGTGCCGCCTGGCTGCAGTCCACCGCGCTGCGCTGGATGCGGCGCTTCCACAACCAGGCCGACGCGACCCTGGTGCCGACCCGCGAGCTGCTGGGCTTCCTCGCCGGTCAAGGCTTCGAGCGCGCGCGCCTGCTGGCGCGCGCGGTGGACAATCGCCAGTTCGAACCGCAGCGCCGCGATGCGCAGCTGCGCCGCGAGTGGGGCCTGGACGACGCTGGCTGCGCGGCCCTGTACGTCGGCCGCATCGCCTCGGAGAAGAACCTGCCGCTGGCGGTGCGCGCGTTCCGCCGACTGCAGCAGGTGCGGCCGGACGCGCGCTTCGTCTGGGTCGGCGACGGCCCGATGCGCGGGCGCCTGGCGCAGGAAAACCCCGACTTCATTTTCTGCGGCGTGCAACGCGGCGACGCGCTGGCGCGCCACTTCGCCAGCGGCGACCTGTTCCTGTTCCCCAGCCGCAGCGAGACCTTCGGCAACGTGACCCTGGAAGCGATGGCCAGCGGCGTGGCCACGGTCGCCTTCGACTACGGCGCGGCACGCGAATACCTGCGCGACGGCGTCAACGGCGCGGCGGTGGCCGACGACGAAGGCTTCGTCGCCGCGGCGGTGCGCCTGGCCGGCGACGACGCCCTGCGCCGGCAGCTGGGCCAGGCCGCCTGCGCGGCGATGCAGCAGCTGCGCCCGGAACAGGTCGTGGCCGATTTCGAGGCGCTTCTCGGCGAACTGGCTTCCAGCAGGAGGACGCATGCAACCGTCAACGCGGCTTGA
- a CDS encoding ferritin-like domain-containing protein, translated as MHDAHAGGDLLQAARLCLAASAPEDKVALTQRYAAAFAAGALRVPADAGEPDPIRMPGRPPRPLLVHPRELPRRGLGSADGRAAFIHAIAHIELNAIDLAWDAVYRFRGLPEAFYADWVAVAADEARHFVLLRDRLRALGHDYGDFAAHNGLWEMCEKTAHDGLARMALVPRVLEARGLDVTPGMIVKLRALGDDATVAILELILREEVAHVAAGSRWYRWYCARAGIEPRARFAELLREYAGGYLHGPFNLQARLLAGFDEDELLALQRQAG; from the coding sequence ATGCACGACGCGCACGCCGGCGGGGACCTGCTGCAAGCGGCGCGACTGTGCCTGGCCGCCAGCGCGCCCGAGGACAAGGTCGCGCTGACCCAGCGCTACGCCGCCGCGTTCGCCGCCGGCGCCCTGCGCGTGCCGGCGGACGCCGGCGAACCCGATCCGATCCGCATGCCGGGCCGCCCGCCGCGGCCGCTGCTGGTGCATCCGCGCGAACTGCCGCGGCGCGGCCTGGGCAGCGCCGACGGCCGCGCCGCCTTCATTCATGCGATCGCGCACATCGAGCTCAACGCGATCGACCTGGCCTGGGACGCGGTGTACCGCTTTCGCGGGTTGCCCGAGGCGTTCTATGCCGACTGGGTGGCGGTGGCCGCCGACGAAGCGCGCCATTTCGTGTTGCTGCGCGACCGGCTGCGCGCGCTGGGCCACGATTACGGCGATTTCGCCGCGCACAACGGGCTGTGGGAGATGTGCGAGAAGACCGCGCACGACGGCCTGGCGCGCATGGCGCTGGTGCCGCGCGTGCTGGAGGCGCGCGGCCTGGACGTGACCCCGGGCATGATCGTGAAGCTGCGCGCGCTCGGTGACGACGCCACCGTCGCGATCCTGGAGCTGATCCTGCGCGAGGAAGTGGCGCACGTCGCCGCCGGTTCGCGCTGGTACCGCTGGTATTGCGCGCGCGCCGGCATCGAGCCGCGCGCCCGTTTCGCCGAGCTGCTGCGCGAATACGCCGGCGGCTATCTGCACGGCCCGTTCAACCTGCAGGCGCGGCTGCTGGCCGGCTTCGACGAGGACGAGCTGCTGGCGTTGCAGCGCCAGGCCGGCTGA
- the purF gene encoding amidophosphoribosyltransferase, whose translation MCGIVGIVGNQNVAAQLYDGLAVLQHRGQDAAGIATADGTRLRVQKANGLVRDVFDEKRMAVLEGRVGIAHCRYPTAGSEGMDEAQPFYVNSPYGIALAHNGNLINTEALRQQVFEADRRNINTDSDSEVLLNVFAYELDAQRMLTPEAAIRAVAGVHRRCKGGYAVVSVVLGLGLVAFRDPHGIRPLVLGKRESAEGDEYIVASESSALDILGFTRLRDVRPGEALVITGRGELFSEVCASPTDHTPCIFEYVYFARPDSMIDNVSVHKARMRMGMKLGEKILRLRPDHDIDTIIPIPDTSRDAALEMSNVLGVKYREGFVKNRYVGRTFIMPGQGERVKSVRRKLNPIHLEFRNRVVLLVDDSIVRGTTSRQIVQMAREAGARKVYLASAAPPVRYPNIYGIDMPAADELIAHGRSEQEIQEFLGCDWLIYQDLEDLETAVREGNPELKTFDSSCFNGEYTTGIEPGYFERILQLRSDEAKKKRRA comes from the coding sequence ATGTGTGGCATCGTCGGAATCGTCGGCAACCAGAATGTCGCGGCGCAACTGTATGACGGCCTGGCCGTGCTGCAGCATCGCGGGCAGGATGCCGCAGGCATCGCCACCGCGGACGGCACCCGCCTGCGCGTGCAGAAGGCCAACGGCCTGGTCCGCGACGTCTTCGACGAGAAGCGCATGGCGGTGCTGGAAGGCCGGGTCGGCATCGCCCACTGCCGCTATCCCACCGCCGGCTCGGAGGGCATGGACGAGGCGCAGCCGTTCTACGTCAATTCGCCCTACGGCATCGCGCTGGCGCACAACGGCAACCTGATCAACACCGAGGCGCTGCGCCAGCAGGTGTTCGAGGCCGACCGCCGCAACATCAACACCGATTCGGACAGCGAAGTGCTGCTGAACGTGTTCGCCTACGAGCTGGACGCGCAGCGCATGCTGACCCCGGAAGCGGCGATCCGCGCGGTGGCCGGCGTACACCGCCGCTGCAAGGGCGGCTACGCGGTGGTCAGCGTGGTGCTGGGCCTGGGCCTGGTGGCGTTCCGCGATCCGCACGGCATCCGTCCGCTGGTGCTGGGCAAGCGCGAGAGCGCGGAAGGCGACGAGTACATCGTCGCGTCCGAGTCGTCGGCGCTGGACATCCTCGGCTTCACCCGCCTGCGCGACGTGCGTCCCGGCGAAGCGCTGGTGATCACCGGCCGCGGCGAGCTGTTCTCCGAAGTCTGCGCCTCGCCCACCGACCACACCCCGTGCATCTTCGAGTACGTGTACTTCGCGCGCCCGGACTCGATGATCGACAACGTCTCGGTGCACAAGGCGCGCATGCGCATGGGCATGAAGCTGGGCGAGAAGATCCTGCGCCTGCGCCCGGACCACGACATCGACACCATCATCCCGATCCCGGACACCTCGCGCGACGCCGCGCTGGAGATGTCCAACGTGCTCGGGGTGAAGTACCGCGAGGGCTTCGTCAAGAACCGTTACGTGGGCCGCACCTTCATCATGCCGGGGCAGGGCGAGCGGGTGAAGTCGGTGCGCCGCAAGCTCAACCCGATCCACCTGGAATTCCGCAACCGCGTGGTGCTGCTGGTGGACGACTCGATCGTGCGCGGCACCACCAGCCGCCAGATCGTGCAGATGGCGCGCGAGGCCGGCGCTCGCAAGGTCTACCTGGCCAGCGCCGCGCCGCCGGTGCGCTACCCGAACATCTACGGCATCGACATGCCGGCCGCCGACGAGCTGATCGCGCACGGCCGCAGCGAGCAGGAGATCCAGGAATTCCTGGGCTGCGACTGGCTGATCTACCAGGACCTGGAAGACCTGGAGACCGCGGTGCGCGAGGGCAACCCGGAACTGAAGACCTTCGATTCCTCGTGCTTCAACGGCGAGTACACCACCGGCATCGAGCCGGGCTATTTCGAGCGCATCCTGCAACTGCGCTCGGACGAAGCGAAGAAGAAGCGCCGCGCCTGA
- a CDS encoding phosphatase PAP2 family protein yields the protein MQPSTRLEILRGHEARWCRRANHWCRRRSVRRFFALISRLGDGVFWYGLMTLLVVCDGMGGVFASAHMAATGVVALSLYKGLKRWTRRPRPYAADLRIRAWVAPLDEFSFPSGHTLHAVSFGIVALAYYPWLAPLLIPFIACVALSRVVLGLHYPSDVLAATAIGALLAGVSLWVVL from the coding sequence ATGCAACCGTCAACGCGGCTTGAGATCCTGCGCGGGCACGAAGCGCGCTGGTGCCGGCGCGCCAACCACTGGTGCCGGCGGCGCTCGGTGCGGCGCTTCTTCGCGCTGATCAGCCGGCTCGGCGACGGCGTGTTCTGGTACGGACTGATGACCTTGCTGGTGGTCTGCGACGGCATGGGCGGCGTGTTCGCGTCCGCGCACATGGCCGCCACCGGCGTGGTCGCGCTGAGCCTGTACAAGGGCCTCAAGCGCTGGACCCGGCGCCCGCGCCCGTACGCGGCCGACCTGCGCATCCGCGCCTGGGTGGCGCCGCTGGACGAGTTCAGCTTCCCGTCCGGGCACACCTTGCACGCGGTGTCGTTCGGCATCGTCGCGCTGGCCTATTACCCGTGGCTGGCGCCGCTGCTGATCCCGTTCATCGCCTGCGTGGCGCTGTCGCGGGTGGTGCTGGGCCTGCACTACCCCAGCGACGTGCTCGCCGCCACCGCGATCGGCGCACTGCTGGCCGGGGTGTCGTTGTGGGTGGTCTTGTAG
- a CDS encoding CvpA family protein: MIDMVLLTVILVSALLGALRGFVGIVVGTLSWLLSGWATFQFGGDAGRWLADGARPSLTYYLGGYALTFVVTMAVVGIIGMVIRSAVRATALSGTDRALGFGLGTVRGGFFAAVLVLLMSFTPLTREPAWRQSVVLPVLNPGVHWMRAQLPDWRMPQMPDLNMSQMNLQQMNMSQMDLGKLPAAGDNAALGNALSGSGLQDMMSKALGRPAAQSAQPGADPTQVLPANIDPAQARPAASDPARVESNGQARPPSQ; encoded by the coding sequence ATGATCGATATGGTGCTGCTGACGGTGATCCTGGTCTCGGCGCTGCTCGGCGCCCTGCGCGGCTTCGTCGGCATCGTGGTCGGCACGCTGTCGTGGCTGCTGTCGGGCTGGGCCACCTTCCAGTTCGGCGGCGACGCCGGGCGCTGGCTGGCCGACGGCGCGCGGCCGAGCCTGACCTACTACCTGGGCGGCTATGCGCTGACCTTCGTGGTGACGATGGCGGTGGTCGGCATCATCGGCATGGTGATCCGCAGCGCGGTGCGCGCCACCGCGCTGTCCGGCACCGACCGCGCGCTCGGCTTCGGCCTGGGCACCGTGCGCGGCGGGTTCTTCGCCGCGGTGCTGGTGCTGCTGATGAGCTTCACCCCGCTGACCCGCGAGCCGGCCTGGCGCCAGTCGGTGGTGCTGCCGGTGCTCAACCCCGGCGTGCACTGGATGCGCGCGCAGCTGCCGGACTGGCGCATGCCGCAGATGCCGGACCTGAACATGTCGCAGATGAACCTGCAGCAGATGAACATGTCGCAGATGGATTTGGGCAAGTTGCCCGCGGCAGGCGATAATGCGGCCCTGGGCAATGCCCTGTCGGGCAGCGGCCTGCAGGACATGATGTCCAAGGCGCTGGGGCGTCCAGCGGCCCAATCCGCGCAGCCCGGTGCCGATCCGACGCAGGTCCTGCCTGCGAACATCGACCCGGCGCAGGCGCGTCCGGCAGCAAGCGACCCGGCACGGGTCGAATCCAACGGCCAGGCACGGCCACCTTCCCAATAG
- a CDS encoding zinc-dependent metalloprotease yields MKSMCCLTAMLALCVAGSASAAGKPLFQSSQYISKAIPGEPALSRVLANPSTGAVQSVRVDAAAVDATQAQLELDLLGQRVTATQTRTEQLEGGNSIWYGNLGNAAAAKARARSGLDPLNSAILVRSGDTITGSIRSNGTLFHLRPIAGGGHVLVEVDESRMPAEHPAEYALLPTIQMPQSVVDDRATAAAASSGSPATIRVLVVATNQAVTSYGGNMQSLVQLAVAESNQGYTNSNVGITMQLAGYQTTSYTESGDFTTDLSRFRGTSDGYMDSIHTTRNSVAADVGVLIIDNASYCGLASGIGSTAATAFAAVYWDCATGYYSFAHEIGHLQSARHDVATDSSTSPYAYGHGYRYGNSWRTIMAYNCPVSCPRLNYWSNPNISYGGVPMGNASTADNQRVLVNTKATVAAFR; encoded by the coding sequence ATGAAGTCGATGTGCTGCCTTACCGCGATGCTTGCCCTGTGTGTCGCCGGTTCCGCCTCCGCGGCCGGAAAGCCCCTGTTCCAGAGCAGTCAGTACATTTCCAAGGCCATTCCCGGCGAGCCCGCGTTGAGTCGCGTGCTGGCCAATCCGTCCACCGGCGCGGTGCAGAGCGTGCGCGTGGACGCCGCCGCGGTGGACGCCACGCAGGCGCAGCTGGAACTGGACCTGCTGGGCCAGCGCGTCACCGCCACGCAGACCAGGACCGAACAGCTGGAAGGCGGCAACAGCATCTGGTACGGCAACCTGGGCAACGCCGCCGCGGCCAAGGCGCGCGCGCGCTCCGGCCTGGATCCGCTGAACTCGGCGATCCTGGTGCGCAGCGGCGACACCATCACCGGCAGCATCCGCAGCAACGGCACGCTGTTCCACCTGCGCCCGATCGCCGGCGGCGGCCACGTGCTGGTCGAGGTCGACGAGAGCCGCATGCCGGCCGAGCATCCGGCCGAGTACGCGCTGCTGCCGACCATCCAGATGCCGCAGTCCGTGGTCGACGACCGCGCCACCGCCGCCGCCGCCTCGTCCGGCTCGCCGGCGACCATCCGCGTGCTGGTGGTGGCCACCAACCAGGCGGTGACCAGCTACGGCGGCAACATGCAGTCGCTGGTGCAGCTGGCGGTCGCCGAGTCCAACCAGGGCTACACCAACAGCAACGTCGGCATCACCATGCAACTGGCCGGCTACCAGACCACCAGCTATACCGAGTCGGGCGACTTCACCACCGACCTGAGCCGCTTCCGCGGCACCAGCGACGGCTACATGGACAGCATCCACACCACGCGCAACAGCGTGGCCGCCGACGTCGGCGTGCTGATCATCGACAACGCCAGCTATTGCGGCCTGGCCTCGGGCATCGGCTCGACCGCGGCCACCGCGTTCGCCGCGGTGTACTGGGACTGCGCCACCGGCTACTACAGCTTCGCCCACGAGATCGGCCACCTGCAGAGCGCGCGCCACGACGTCGCCACCGATTCGAGCACCTCGCCGTACGCCTACGGCCATGGCTATCGCTACGGCAACAGCTGGCGCACGATCATGGCCTACAACTGCCCGGTCAGCTGCCCGCGGCTGAACTACTGGTCCAACCCGAACATTTCCTACGGCGGCGTGCCGATGGGCAATGCCAGCACTGCCGACAACCAGCGCGTCCTGGTCAACACCAAGGCGACGGTCGCCGCGTTCCGTTGA